Proteins from one Myxococcales bacterium genomic window:
- a CDS encoding VCBS repeat-containing protein, with protein sequence MNYRAFRRLAGLGMGSAGFLWLLLAAAPSRADWPPPLTATVDDMKTPKYWPNDPAYPYVASAKAGERKSGQWQFYSFIPERSPGSFVPQLNPGETAAGMSVDLAWRHTIGDDRVLIAILDSGIKWDEADLAEKAYLNIGELATHAPLKADSSACAPLDPSKPTEKLFDCNGDGIFTAGDYKDHPGLTPPDDGKHPQGDRNQNGILDAGDLIANFSDGIDDDGNGYVDDISGWDFMKNDNDPYDDTRYGHGTGEARDSAAATNNGMGDAGICPKCRFALLRVGDSFIADVQDFGKAVVYATDNGAKVIQEALGTINMTPFAQTAMDYAWSRGTVVVASMADENSRHHNYPATANHTMPVHAVTMLGGDDQSTTAKSFLSFNNCTNYGAQNFLSASGTGCSSEATGRLSGLAGLVYSMALQSKLDPPLSPGEVLQLFIKTADDINIEASQKPGSDFYWSQEGFDQRFGYGRVNANTAVEWVEAGKIPPDVDIVRPFWFETLYKDQLTQAVPIMGTVKARRAPLYTVIVEWAPGVQPLEGAFKLIKKTENIKSSEVPVLGGDGTPLASLDVREIDVTHERDSDSPLGENDRTITVRVRAIAHYGGTVGDVAGELRRAYSVHEDPDLLDGFPFYLGSSGESSPKLADIDGDGVRDIIIGTSDGRVHVLSTASGKPAYVKGFPFKTNPADGLNPNLTPSYLAAPGYASADSLVDKSSAGESIVATPAIADLDGDGKLDIVVTSYSGTVYVVKNDGSALTGWPQRLPDVPSCPQGAPKPTDKPCMDTQTRIARGAFGSPTIEDMDGDGKYEIVQPAFDGKVYIFKADGSMLDGWPVGVHYEGGDGSGEYNRIFTSAAVADFNGDQRPDVLVGSNEKLGKAGYAGAFYLIDGRGTKAGATPYLKNWPVSTVSFNLFPVIAEGVSNSPMAGDFDGDGVPEAVMHGNASAPYILPTDPGTQNLLSSTPTNALPVTTNNDTGAVQRGLAPTSIFGADSKANQPDTMFPLFAQPSMGDLDQDGVLDIVASGASLSMAQNLLSSQPAKGPAQHLLAMWSGKTGHMLPGSPVVLEDFTFFNSQAIADITGDGYPEVITGSAGYFVHATDACGVEPKGWPKFTGNWVIATTAVGDINGDDSLEVVVNSRSGFLYAWKTEGKTDDVVSWESFRHDNRNTGNYATPLEQGKLQSGVGAREIDAEGKCVIAEGPNKVPTRSLAAAGGCGCRAAGSEPPDSGLFLLAPLAALLARRRRRAA encoded by the coding sequence ATGAATTATCGCGCTTTTCGCCGCCTCGCTGGCCTGGGCATGGGCTCTGCCGGCTTCCTCTGGCTGCTCTTGGCAGCTGCTCCGAGCCGCGCCGACTGGCCGCCGCCGCTGACGGCGACGGTCGACGACATGAAGACCCCCAAGTACTGGCCGAACGATCCAGCCTACCCCTACGTGGCCAGCGCCAAGGCGGGCGAGCGCAAGAGTGGGCAGTGGCAGTTCTACTCCTTCATTCCCGAGCGCTCCCCCGGTTCCTTCGTGCCGCAGCTGAACCCGGGCGAGACGGCCGCTGGCATGAGCGTCGATCTGGCATGGCGCCACACCATCGGTGACGACCGCGTGCTGATCGCGATCCTCGACTCCGGCATCAAGTGGGACGAGGCCGATCTGGCGGAGAAGGCCTACCTGAACATCGGAGAGCTCGCGACCCACGCGCCGCTGAAGGCGGACAGCTCGGCGTGCGCTCCCCTCGACCCTTCGAAGCCGACGGAGAAACTCTTTGATTGCAACGGCGACGGCATCTTCACCGCTGGCGACTACAAGGATCACCCGGGGCTCACCCCGCCCGACGACGGCAAACATCCGCAGGGCGACAGGAACCAGAACGGCATCCTCGACGCCGGTGATCTGATCGCGAACTTCTCGGACGGCATCGACGACGACGGCAACGGCTACGTCGACGACATCTCCGGCTGGGATTTCATGAAGAACGACAACGACCCGTACGACGACACCCGCTACGGGCACGGGACGGGGGAGGCCCGCGACTCGGCCGCGGCGACCAACAACGGCATGGGCGACGCGGGCATTTGCCCCAAGTGTCGCTTCGCGCTGCTCCGGGTCGGCGACAGCTTCATCGCGGACGTCCAAGATTTCGGCAAGGCCGTGGTCTACGCCACGGACAATGGCGCGAAGGTGATCCAGGAGGCGCTGGGCACCATCAACATGACGCCCTTCGCACAAACCGCGATGGACTACGCCTGGAGCCGCGGGACCGTGGTGGTCGCGAGCATGGCCGACGAGAACAGTCGCCACCACAACTACCCGGCGACCGCGAACCACACCATGCCCGTGCACGCCGTCACGATGCTCGGTGGGGATGACCAGAGCACCACGGCGAAGAGCTTCCTGTCGTTCAACAACTGCACCAACTACGGCGCCCAGAACTTCCTCTCGGCCTCGGGGACCGGCTGTTCCAGCGAAGCCACCGGGCGCCTCTCCGGGCTCGCGGGCTTGGTCTATTCGATGGCTCTCCAGTCGAAGCTCGACCCGCCGCTGTCCCCCGGTGAAGTCTTGCAGCTGTTCATCAAGACGGCCGATGACATCAACATCGAGGCGTCCCAGAAACCCGGCTCGGATTTCTACTGGTCACAGGAGGGCTTCGACCAGCGCTTTGGTTACGGCCGCGTCAACGCCAACACCGCAGTCGAGTGGGTCGAGGCCGGGAAGATCCCGCCGGACGTCGACATCGTTCGGCCGTTCTGGTTCGAGACCCTGTACAAGGACCAGCTCACCCAGGCGGTCCCGATCATGGGCACGGTCAAGGCGCGAAGGGCGCCGCTCTACACCGTGATCGTGGAGTGGGCACCCGGAGTGCAGCCGCTCGAGGGTGCCTTCAAGCTGATCAAGAAGACCGAGAACATCAAGAGCAGCGAGGTGCCGGTGCTCGGCGGCGACGGCACCCCGCTCGCGTCGCTCGACGTACGCGAGATCGACGTCACCCACGAGCGGGACAGCGACAGCCCCCTGGGCGAGAACGACCGCACCATCACCGTTCGGGTACGCGCCATCGCCCACTACGGCGGGACCGTCGGGGACGTGGCCGGCGAGCTTCGTCGGGCGTATTCGGTGCACGAAGACCCTGATCTGCTGGACGGTTTCCCGTTTTACCTGGGCTCCTCGGGTGAATCGAGCCCGAAGCTCGCCGACATCGACGGCGATGGCGTCAGGGACATCATCATTGGCACCTCGGACGGTCGCGTGCACGTGCTCAGCACCGCGAGCGGCAAGCCGGCGTACGTGAAGGGCTTCCCCTTCAAGACCAATCCCGCGGACGGACTGAACCCAAATCTCACCCCGAGCTACCTGGCGGCGCCGGGCTACGCGAGCGCGGACAGTCTGGTCGACAAGAGCTCGGCGGGTGAGTCCATCGTCGCGACGCCGGCGATCGCCGACCTCGACGGGGACGGCAAGCTGGACATCGTCGTCACGTCCTACTCCGGCACGGTCTACGTGGTGAAGAACGACGGCAGCGCCCTCACCGGCTGGCCCCAGCGTCTGCCGGACGTTCCGTCGTGTCCGCAGGGCGCGCCCAAACCGACGGACAAACCTTGCATGGATACCCAGACCCGGATCGCGCGCGGCGCCTTCGGCAGCCCGACCATCGAGGACATGGATGGCGACGGGAAGTACGAGATCGTCCAGCCAGCTTTCGACGGCAAGGTCTACATCTTCAAGGCAGACGGCAGCATGCTCGATGGCTGGCCCGTGGGTGTGCACTACGAGGGGGGCGATGGCAGCGGCGAGTACAACCGCATCTTCACCTCGGCGGCGGTCGCAGATTTCAACGGCGACCAGCGCCCCGACGTGTTGGTCGGCTCCAACGAAAAACTGGGCAAGGCCGGCTACGCCGGGGCTTTTTACCTGATCGACGGGCGCGGCACGAAGGCGGGTGCAACTCCCTATCTGAAGAACTGGCCGGTCTCGACCGTGTCGTTCAACCTGTTCCCGGTCATCGCCGAGGGCGTGAGCAACTCCCCCATGGCGGGTGACTTCGACGGCGACGGCGTCCCCGAGGCCGTGATGCACGGCAACGCGAGCGCGCCGTACATTCTGCCCACGGATCCAGGAACGCAGAACCTCTTGTCTTCGACGCCGACCAACGCGCTGCCGGTCACCACGAACAACGACACCGGCGCCGTGCAGCGCGGCCTCGCCCCGACCAGCATCTTCGGCGCCGACTCCAAGGCGAACCAACCGGACACGATGTTTCCGCTGTTCGCTCAGCCCTCGATGGGGGACCTCGACCAGGACGGCGTGCTCGACATCGTGGCCAGCGGCGCCTCGCTCAGCATGGCGCAGAACCTCCTCTCGAGTCAGCCCGCCAAGGGCCCCGCGCAGCACTTGTTGGCGATGTGGAGTGGAAAGACGGGGCACATGCTGCCCGGGAGCCCGGTCGTGCTGGAGGACTTCACCTTCTTCAACAGCCAAGCGATCGCGGACATCACGGGCGACGGTTATCCCGAGGTCATCACCGGCAGCGCCGGCTACTTCGTACACGCGACGGATGCCTGCGGGGTCGAGCCCAAGGGCTGGCCGAAGTTCACCGGCAACTGGGTCATCGCAACGACGGCGGTCGGCGACATCAACGGCGACGACA
- a CDS encoding response regulator, with protein sequence MPIDVPAVRILIVDDDRAICDYMQTLLEKDGFTVKALSDPTLVEDEVRQGAYHVIILDLMMPKLDGIEVLRRIREHDTDVAVVVFTAHPNLDSAVAAMKLDAVDYIKKPFNVDEFRDVLARVMRKKGLARTPEELLHKIIGDTIRNLRKTKELTLKQMSRRTGLSISLLSQIERAESSPSISSLYKIALALDTKIQDLFGDN encoded by the coding sequence GTGCCGATTGACGTTCCCGCTGTGCGGATCCTGATCGTCGACGACGATCGCGCGATCTGCGACTACATGCAGACGCTGCTCGAGAAGGACGGCTTCACCGTCAAGGCGCTCAGCGATCCGACTCTCGTCGAAGACGAGGTGAGACAGGGTGCGTACCACGTCATCATCCTCGACTTGATGATGCCCAAGCTCGACGGCATCGAAGTACTGCGGCGAATTCGCGAGCACGACACGGACGTGGCGGTGGTCGTCTTCACAGCCCATCCCAACCTCGACTCCGCCGTCGCCGCCATGAAGCTGGACGCCGTCGACTACATCAAGAAACCGTTCAACGTGGACGAGTTCCGCGACGTGCTCGCGCGGGTCATGCGCAAAAAGGGACTGGCGCGCACCCCCGAGGAACTGCTCCACAAGATCATCGGCGACACCATTCGCAACCTGCGCAAGACCAAGGAACTGACACTCAAACAGATGAGCCGCCGGACGGGGCTCAGCATCTCGCTGTTGTCTCAGATCGAGCGCGCCGAGAGCAGTCCGTCCATCTCGAGCCTGTACAAGATCGCCCTCGCCCTCGACACCAAGATCCAGGATCTTTTCGGCGACAACTGA